A window of Candidatus Izemoplasma sp. contains these coding sequences:
- the rsxE gene encoding electron transport complex subunit RsxE, with product MKLIRLTYTKWYNILRNGLSQENPIAIAVLGICSALAVSNKVENALAMGLGVTFVIMASSLTVSMLRKFIPQRVRMITYMVIISTFVILVQQFLQAYFPSIAAALGAYVGLIITNCIVMGRSEAFAVKNPVKYSLLDGFANGLGYTYVLVVVAVIREILAFGTILNIQVLPDSFERWTSMAMAPGGFFILGILIWIIRELTRNYEMQEG from the coding sequence ATGAAACTTATTCGCTTAACCTATACGAAATGGTATAACATATTACGTAATGGGCTCTCTCAAGAAAATCCAATAGCGATTGCAGTACTTGGTATTTGTTCGGCTTTAGCTGTATCAAATAAAGTTGAAAATGCATTAGCAATGGGACTGGGAGTGACGTTTGTTATCATGGCAAGTTCTTTAACTGTTTCTATGCTTCGAAAATTTATTCCCCAACGCGTAAGAATGATTACTTATATGGTGATTATTTCTACCTTTGTTATTTTAGTACAACAGTTTTTACAAGCTTACTTTCCTAGTATTGCGGCGGCTCTTGGCGCATATGTTGGACTCATTATTACCAACTGTATTGTTATGGGACGCAGTGAAGCATTTGCGGTTAAAAACCCTGTAAAATACTCCTTATTAGATGGATTTGCTAATGGCTTAGGGTATACATATGTCTTAGTTGTTGTCGCAGTTATTCGTGAAATTCTTGCCTTTGGAACAATCTTAAATATCCAAGTACTTCCTGATTCGTTTGAACGCTGGACATCGATGGCGATGGCCCCAGGCGGATTCTTCATTTTAGGCATTCTAATCTGGATTATTCGTGAGTTAACACGTAATTATGAAATGCAGGAAGGGTAA
- a CDS encoding M3 family oligoendopeptidase has product MTFNDFKYERPDVDALKKRLETLINRLGDETSFEQEKDAINQLLKEKDHYETMDTLASIRNSVNTKDAFYEAEKAFFDNVNPELQAYDHKFKKALLESKHIDKLKAVFGDLMFDQAERELKTFDESIIPLLQEENSLSTQYQKLLASAEIEFEGEIRNLSQMSPFLQHKDRTIRHDAQLAVSSFLEQNETEIDAIYDKMVSLRHKIAKALGYDNFIQLGYDRLGRLDYGPKDVETYRKQILEDVVPLVAELTKRQADRIGIEELKSWDLGFKFKSGNPTPKGDRAWQVAQAKDMYNQMSDETSEFFNFMLDNELLELDSKPGKAGGGYCTFISDYKAPYIFANFNGTSHDVDVLTHEAGHAFQIFQSRDLISPYRWPTFEAAEIHSMSMEFLAWPWIDKFFVDDTEKYKFQHLAGAVSFLPYGALVDHFQHEVYTNPEMTPDERKDTWRKLEKQYLSYKDYGDDDFLEKGTYWFRQGHIFGMPFYYIDYTLAQVLAFQYFNLSRDNHDNAFKNYLALCQLGGSKSFVELIHSANLKNPFKEGTIKKVIKPIKNYLNGIDDTKL; this is encoded by the coding sequence ATGACATTTAATGATTTTAAGTATGAACGTCCCGATGTGGACGCATTAAAAAAACGCTTAGAAACACTCATCAACCGATTAGGTGATGAGACATCATTTGAACAAGAAAAAGATGCTATTAATCAATTGTTAAAAGAAAAAGATCATTATGAAACAATGGATACGTTAGCATCAATTCGGAATTCGGTCAACACCAAAGATGCATTCTATGAAGCAGAAAAAGCGTTCTTCGATAACGTCAATCCTGAGTTGCAAGCTTATGATCATAAATTTAAAAAAGCCTTGTTAGAATCTAAGCATATCGATAAGTTGAAAGCGGTTTTTGGTGATTTAATGTTTGATCAGGCTGAACGCGAACTAAAAACTTTTGATGAAAGTATTATTCCCCTTTTACAAGAGGAAAATAGTTTATCAACACAATATCAAAAATTACTTGCCTCAGCTGAAATTGAGTTTGAAGGAGAAATCAGAAACCTCAGTCAAATGTCACCCTTCTTACAACATAAAGATCGAACCATTCGCCATGATGCACAACTTGCAGTGTCAAGTTTTTTAGAACAAAACGAAACTGAAATTGATGCCATTTATGATAAGATGGTCAGTCTTCGTCATAAAATTGCTAAAGCACTAGGATATGATAATTTTATCCAACTGGGATATGATCGTTTGGGTCGTTTAGATTACGGTCCTAAAGATGTTGAAACATATCGCAAACAAATCTTAGAAGATGTTGTGCCACTCGTTGCCGAGTTAACAAAACGTCAAGCTGATCGCATCGGTATTGAAGAATTAAAATCTTGGGATTTAGGATTCAAATTTAAGTCTGGTAATCCGACACCAAAAGGTGACCGGGCTTGGCAAGTTGCTCAGGCAAAAGATATGTATAATCAAATGAGTGACGAAACTAGTGAATTTTTCAACTTCATGTTAGATAATGAACTACTTGAACTAGATAGTAAACCTGGTAAAGCAGGGGGAGGTTATTGCACCTTTATATCAGACTATAAAGCCCCTTATATCTTCGCAAACTTTAACGGGACTAGCCATGACGTTGATGTCTTAACCCATGAAGCAGGTCATGCTTTCCAAATCTTCCAAAGTCGTGACTTGATCAGTCCTTATCGTTGGCCAACGTTTGAAGCCGCTGAAATTCATTCAATGAGTATGGAATTTCTCGCATGGCCTTGGATAGATAAATTCTTTGTAGATGATACTGAAAAATATAAATTTCAACACTTAGCTGGTGCTGTTTCTTTCTTGCCATATGGTGCGTTAGTTGATCATTTCCAACATGAAGTCTATACAAATCCTGAGATGACACCTGATGAGCGAAAAGATACATGGCGTAAACTAGAAAAACAATACTTATCTTATAAAGATTATGGTGATGATGACTTCTTAGAAAAAGGTACGTATTGGTTCCGTCAAGGACATATTTTCGGTATGCCTTTCTATTACATCGATTATACATTAGCTCAAGTTCTTGCGTTCCAGTACTTTAATTTATCACGTGATAATCATGATAATGCGTTTAAGAATTACTTAGCATTATGTCAACTTGGTGGGTCTAAGAGTTTTGTTGAGTTAATTCACTCTGCAAACTTGAAAAACCCATTTAAAGAAGGCACTATTAAAAAGGTTATTAAACCAATTAAAAACTACTTAAATGGTATTGATGATACGAAATTATAA
- a CDS encoding 2Fe-2S iron-sulfur cluster binding domain-containing protein, with product MNLFIPLIILGVLLLITGILILLDQLLGSNKEKILTINNDTEIKITQTDTLLNTLAKEEIFIPSACGGKATCGLCKCKVTSGAGDTLPTEEPFLSEAEKEAGVRLSCQVKVRDDMHIELPLDQLNAQEYKAKVTAVEDLTYDIVLLRVKLIEPDTMDFKPGQYAQIEVPGLEVIRAYSIASNPKHKDMLEFIIRYVPKGKATTYIHKAVIVGDTISLTGPYGDFYLQEESDKEMICIAGGSGKAPIRSILSYLKDQGMPRKVTYFFGAKSKKDLYYTEEFRDLEKEFDNFKYVPALSDPDPDDNWEGETGLITEVVDRMTGDLSDKEAYLCGSPGMIDACNKVLEDHNLPDQQCFYDKFS from the coding sequence ATGAACTTATTTATACCACTCATCATACTCGGTGTATTATTACTGATCACCGGTATATTAATCTTACTTGACCAATTACTCGGTTCAAATAAAGAGAAAATACTGACCATTAATAATGATACAGAGATTAAAATTACACAAACTGATACCTTATTAAACACTTTAGCTAAAGAAGAAATTTTCATTCCAAGTGCATGCGGAGGAAAGGCAACATGTGGCTTATGTAAATGTAAAGTGACATCAGGCGCAGGAGATACGCTACCTACTGAAGAACCTTTCTTAAGTGAGGCTGAAAAAGAAGCCGGTGTTCGACTGAGTTGTCAGGTCAAAGTACGTGATGATATGCATATTGAGTTACCATTGGATCAATTAAACGCACAAGAATATAAAGCTAAAGTGACAGCTGTAGAAGATTTAACATATGACATCGTTCTCCTTCGTGTTAAACTTATTGAACCAGACACAATGGACTTTAAACCCGGACAATATGCACAGATTGAAGTCCCTGGATTAGAAGTCATTCGCGCGTATTCAATTGCGAGTAACCCAAAACATAAAGACATGTTAGAATTTATTATACGATATGTACCTAAAGGGAAAGCAACCACGTATATTCATAAAGCTGTCATCGTTGGTGATACCATTTCATTAACAGGGCCATATGGTGACTTCTACTTGCAAGAAGAGTCTGATAAAGAGATGATATGTATTGCTGGTGGGTCAGGTAAAGCACCAATCCGTTCAATCCTCTCTTACTTAAAAGACCAAGGGATGCCACGTAAAGTAACCTATTTCTTTGGTGCTAAAAGTAAAAAAGATTTATATTATACGGAAGAATTTAGAGACCTTGAGAAAGAATTCGATAATTTTAAATATGTCCCTGCCTTAAGTGACCCAGACCCAGATGATAACTGGGAAGGTGAAACCGGATTAATCACAGAAGTCGTCGATCGAATGACAGGTGATTTATCGGATAAAGAAGCTTACTTATGTGGTTCACCTGGAATGATTGACGCATGTAACAAAGTATTAGAGGATCATAACTTACCAGACCAACAATGTTTTTACGATAAATTTAGTTAA
- a CDS encoding ferric reductase-like transmembrane domain-containing protein, giving the protein MSSVLDLIGNASGLLLTIPITLLVIAWRKPIHRHENTVYLVALGFVGCILLNARYDVIRQEVFLSITSGGMSFALFYLVMLTGAFNRGSKPYIIFMQVRREMALIGFIFLIPHASTRLNLALNGYNFTGLIAFIIMVPLVITSYPLIRKQLSRQRWLQVHKMAYIVYLMIYIHLGFTLIAFNGLQVSYAEDSLLYHIAFLVYLFMKSKNRIYPKIKSA; this is encoded by the coding sequence TTGAGTAGTGTATTAGATTTAATTGGCAATGCGAGCGGGTTACTCTTAACTATACCTATAACACTTCTTGTAATTGCTTGGCGCAAACCTATTCATAGACATGAAAATACAGTTTATTTAGTTGCTTTAGGGTTTGTTGGTTGTATACTACTTAATGCTAGGTATGATGTAATCCGTCAAGAAGTCTTTTTATCGATTACTAGTGGTGGGATGTCGTTTGCTTTGTTTTATTTGGTGATGTTAACCGGGGCATTTAATCGAGGAAGTAAACCCTATATCATATTTATGCAAGTGAGAAGAGAGATGGCATTAATCGGGTTTATATTTTTGATTCCACATGCAAGTACGCGGCTTAACTTAGCATTAAACGGGTATAATTTTACCGGTCTAATTGCGTTTATCATTATGGTGCCGTTAGTGATTACATCTTATCCATTAATTCGTAAACAATTATCAAGACAACGTTGGTTACAGGTTCACAAGATGGCATATATCGTTTATCTTATGATTTATATTCATTTAGGATTTACATTAATTGCCTTCAATGGTCTACAAGTGTCATATGCCGAAGATAGTTTACTATATCATATTGCCTTTTTGGTATATCTATTTATGAAAAGTAAAAATCGTATTTATCCCAAAATAAAATCCGCCTAA
- the proS gene encoding proline--tRNA ligase, whose translation MKQSYLFVPTSKDAPKDAEVKSHKLMSRAGIIKMLASGIYTYLPLGYRVIKKIEQIIREELDAIDSSELLMPALQPRDLWEESGRWDKYGPELMRLKDRKERDFCLGPTHEEVITQVVRDYLNSYKKMPLSLYQIQTKFRDEMRPRFGLMRGREFIMKDAYTFTETEDELNEWYDRFADAYTRIFARCGLETKVVASDVGQIGGNEADEFMVISEVGEDNITYCNTCDYAANQEHSHLNEGDTCPSCQEGSILIAKGIEVGNIFKLGDKYTKSMNCSVINQEGKHVYPLMGCYGIGISRTLMASVEQHSKDDGIIWPEEIAPFTVHLIPINLNNENQHRVAFDLYDFFKEQGIEVLIDDRKERAGSKFKDADLIGIPHRIIIGRDAKEGKIEYADRLTGKKSVMTIEEVRAKLTSNDQ comes from the coding sequence ATGAAACAAAGTTATTTATTTGTACCAACGAGCAAAGATGCACCAAAAGATGCTGAAGTTAAGAGCCATAAGTTAATGAGTCGAGCAGGAATAATTAAAATGCTTGCCTCGGGAATTTATACCTATTTACCACTTGGGTATCGCGTCATTAAGAAGATTGAACAGATCATACGTGAAGAACTAGACGCAATTGATTCAAGTGAATTATTAATGCCAGCCCTACAACCACGTGATTTATGGGAAGAATCAGGCCGCTGGGATAAATATGGTCCAGAACTTATGCGGTTAAAAGACCGTAAAGAACGTGACTTTTGTCTTGGACCAACTCATGAAGAAGTGATTACACAAGTTGTAAGAGATTACTTAAACTCCTACAAAAAAATGCCGCTTAGCTTATATCAAATTCAAACGAAATTCCGTGATGAAATGCGACCACGTTTTGGTTTAATGCGTGGGAGAGAGTTTATTATGAAAGATGCCTATACATTTACAGAAACAGAAGATGAACTCAATGAATGGTATGATCGCTTTGCGGATGCCTATACACGTATCTTTGCGCGTTGTGGATTAGAGACCAAAGTGGTTGCTAGTGATGTTGGACAAATTGGTGGTAATGAAGCCGATGAGTTTATGGTTATTAGTGAAGTCGGAGAAGATAATATTACTTATTGTAACACTTGCGATTATGCGGCTAATCAAGAACACAGCCACCTAAACGAAGGTGACACATGTCCAAGCTGTCAAGAAGGCTCTATTTTAATCGCAAAAGGAATTGAGGTTGGAAACATCTTTAAACTTGGCGATAAATATACCAAAAGCATGAATTGTTCAGTGATCAACCAAGAAGGAAAGCATGTCTATCCACTAATGGGATGTTATGGTATTGGTATATCTAGAACGCTCATGGCGAGCGTTGAACAACATTCTAAAGATGATGGAATTATATGGCCAGAAGAGATTGCACCCTTCACTGTGCATTTGATTCCAATCAACTTAAACAATGAAAACCAACACCGCGTCGCATTTGATCTTTATGACTTTTTCAAAGAACAAGGCATCGAAGTACTCATTGATGATCGTAAAGAGCGTGCAGGGAGCAAATTTAAGGATGCAGACTTAATTGGAATCCCTCATCGAATAATTATCGGTCGTGATGCAAAAGAGGGTAAGATCGAATATGCTGATCGACTAACAGGTAAGAAATCTGTAATGACCATTGAGGAAGTCCGTGCAAAATTAACTTCAAATGACCAATAG
- a CDS encoding FMN-binding protein produces the protein MNRSVRMLVFVALLGTFTSILLLGMNQLTDARIEANEEALLRSQVLDGFDIDYTDTNINTVFNKNVTIQTIDEYTFYLYEETGELTFRFEGGGVWGPIIGLLTLEPDLETIEYITILEQEETPGLGGVVAERPYLSKFVDKVMTIDITKSADMSTNSEVDAITGATRTSDAFETILNSTYETVIPLWEDTQE, from the coding sequence ATGAATCGGAGTGTAAGAATGCTCGTGTTTGTTGCTCTGTTAGGAACATTTACATCCATCTTATTACTTGGTATGAATCAATTAACGGATGCACGTATTGAAGCAAATGAAGAGGCATTATTGCGTTCTCAAGTGCTTGATGGATTTGATATTGATTATACTGATACCAATATCAATACGGTATTTAATAAGAACGTTACAATACAGACCATTGATGAGTATACTTTTTACTTATATGAAGAAACAGGTGAACTCACTTTTCGCTTTGAAGGTGGTGGCGTTTGGGGACCAATTATTGGATTATTAACGCTGGAGCCTGATCTTGAAACGATTGAATATATTACAATTTTAGAACAAGAGGAGACACCTGGACTTGGTGGCGTTGTTGCAGAACGTCCGTATCTATCCAAGTTTGTCGATAAAGTTATGACAATCGATATTACAAAGAGTGCTGATATGTCAACAAATAGTGAAGTTGATGCGATTACAGGTGCCACTAGAACATCAGATGCCTTTGAAACAATTTTAAATTCAACCTATGAGACCGTCATCCCATTATGGGAAGACACACAAGAATAG
- a CDS encoding NUDIX hydrolase has translation MIDLIKNYTPYNEQEIKDKQLILEYIKHNPNVLHRHDLAAHLTSSAIVVNESMTKVLFIHHNIYNAWGWVGGHNDGDADFLNVAIKEAKEETGVTDIYPYSEDIFMLDVIYVENHIKHGEYVPDHLHLNITYLLIADENNPLIIKADENSGVKWFDINSVLKIVDEPRMIPIYTKAFQKIKSLKTSQ, from the coding sequence ATGATTGATTTAATAAAGAACTATACACCTTATAATGAACAGGAAATAAAAGACAAACAACTTATTTTAGAGTACATTAAACATAATCCTAACGTATTGCATCGCCATGATTTAGCCGCCCATTTAACTTCAAGCGCAATTGTTGTGAATGAATCGATGACAAAAGTATTGTTTATCCATCATAATATCTATAACGCGTGGGGATGGGTAGGTGGTCATAATGATGGTGATGCAGATTTCTTGAATGTAGCGATAAAAGAAGCTAAAGAAGAAACGGGTGTGACCGATATCTATCCTTATTCAGAAGATATTTTCATGTTAGATGTCATCTATGTTGAAAATCATATTAAACATGGGGAATATGTGCCAGATCATTTACATCTAAATATCACCTACCTATTGATAGCCGATGAGAATAATCCACTTATAATTAAAGCTGATGAGAATAGTGGGGTAAAATGGTTCGATATAAATAGCGTCTTAAAAATAGTCGATGAACCACGAATGATTCCTATCTATACAAAGGCATTTCAAAAGATTAAATCACTTAAAACATCACAGTAA
- a CDS encoding cytochrome b5 domain-containing protein produces the protein MRRLFVIIGIVTLSLGLIGCTNENVTTEDGKDKVVDDNSDDSSDLLQLTLAELSEFDGQDGNNAYIAVDGIIYDVTNVSQWSEGSHNGLQAGQDLTEEINNLSPHGTSVLDNLDIVGELVE, from the coding sequence ATGAGACGATTATTTGTAATAATAGGGATAGTCACTTTATCTCTTGGATTAATCGGGTGTACAAATGAAAATGTCACAACAGAAGATGGAAAAGATAAGGTTGTTGATGATAATAGTGATGATAGTAGTGATCTATTACAGTTGACTTTGGCTGAACTAAGCGAATTTGATGGTCAGGATGGTAATAATGCTTATATCGCAGTTGATGGTATCATATATGATGTGACGAATGTATCACAATGGAGTGAGGGAAGTCATAACGGCTTACAAGCTGGGCAAGATTTAACTGAAGAGATTAACAACTTGAGTCCTCATGGAACGAGTGTATTAGACAATCTAGATATCGTCGGTGAACTGGTTGAGTAG
- a CDS encoding solute carrier family 23 protein → MEKNLVIGIQEKPSSIWKWIILSLQHVFAMFGATVLVPVLTGLPVGVALVASGIGTLIYIGFTRGKVPVYLGSSFAYIGAIIVTSSQYGFDAVMTGLVLVGAIYVTFALIIKYTSKEWIKVLLPARVIGPLIMIIGLTLLPVAMEYVNLVGGFLDGDYGTTTVFNSWNDNLALLIGFITLSSVVVINKFGSGFVKVIPIILGIVIGVLAAQMGGLYNIGDVNFGSFFVFPDFKFFWNLGFDFQGAIIFAPLALVTIAEHIGDHTVLGQICEEDFLLEPGLDNTLLGDGVATAVSGLIGGPANTTYGENTGVVALTKVGSVYVTGTAAIFAFLLGFIGVIADFLNSIPLAVMGGISIILFSLISYNGYKVLRSKVIWNWQAITVVVVTLFVGLSPIIANFLPWFPVISIALNDIVAVEGMALAAIVGIAVSYGLSFLESDAHTELA, encoded by the coding sequence ATGGAAAAGAACTTAGTAATTGGTATTCAAGAAAAACCAAGTAGTATTTGGAAATGGATCATCTTATCACTTCAACATGTATTTGCGATGTTCGGTGCGACTGTATTGGTCCCAGTATTAACAGGCCTACCTGTTGGTGTAGCACTTGTAGCTAGTGGAATTGGGACATTGATTTACATTGGATTTACACGAGGAAAAGTACCGGTGTATTTAGGAAGTAGTTTCGCTTACATTGGCGCAATTATCGTTACGTCCTCACAATATGGATTTGATGCGGTAATGACTGGACTAGTGTTAGTTGGAGCAATCTATGTTACGTTTGCTTTGATTATTAAGTACACGAGTAAAGAGTGGATTAAAGTATTATTACCAGCCCGTGTTATTGGACCCCTTATCATGATTATAGGATTAACATTGTTACCTGTTGCGATGGAATACGTTAATCTTGTAGGAGGATTTTTGGATGGCGATTACGGAACAACAACAGTATTTAATAGTTGGAATGATAACTTAGCCTTATTAATTGGATTTATTACATTATCGAGCGTCGTTGTTATTAATAAGTTTGGGTCGGGATTTGTTAAAGTTATTCCAATTATTTTAGGAATTGTAATCGGTGTTCTTGCGGCTCAAATGGGTGGATTATATAATATCGGAGATGTTAACTTTGGATCATTCTTCGTTTTCCCAGATTTTAAATTTTTCTGGAATTTAGGATTTGATTTCCAAGGTGCTATTATTTTTGCACCACTTGCCCTTGTTACAATAGCAGAACATATTGGTGATCATACCGTCCTTGGGCAAATATGTGAAGAAGACTTCTTATTAGAACCAGGATTAGACAATACATTATTAGGTGATGGTGTCGCAACAGCCGTATCAGGATTGATCGGTGGACCAGCTAATACCACCTATGGCGAAAATACAGGCGTTGTTGCCTTGACGAAAGTTGGTTCTGTCTATGTAACTGGGACAGCTGCTATCTTCGCATTCTTGTTAGGGTTTATTGGTGTTATCGCAGATTTTCTAAATAGCATACCATTAGCTGTTATGGGCGGTATTTCAATAATCTTATTCAGTTTAATCTCTTATAACGGTTATAAAGTATTACGATCAAAAGTGATTTGGAACTGGCAAGCCATTACGGTTGTCGTTGTAACATTATTTGTTGGATTATCACCAATCATCGCAAACTTCTTACCATGGTTCCCAGTCATATCAATCGCACTAAATGATATCGTTGCTGTTGAAGGCATGGCATTAGCTGCTATCGTTGGAATCGCGGTTAGTTATGGATTAAGTTTCTTAGAAAGTGATGCACATACCGAATTAGCTTAA
- a CDS encoding RnfABCDGE type electron transport complex subunit D, with protein sequence MTDVKQLFVPLERQKVTFFIGTLIMLIAGATIFGARVYLMALVAIIIAGVTDLIFALIRGYKLTLSIVIMPIVLVLLLPPTMPLYMVGVGAFFTSFFAKGVFGGDDKYIFHPATAGVLFLMITFLAYFTTMWLDPITGTVSAATPLGSLASGNLDASLWQLLIGTVPGYTGGTFRIGIILIGVIFSVLKVIDYRIPLYYIGSFLIFTLIFNLLAPDTSRDVVMSLFTGNILFVSVFVAADPPTTPDYDKSILYYGLGLGLITVVIRHFAAYPEGTIFAVIIMNSVAPLIDSFFETEKSS encoded by the coding sequence ATGACAGACGTGAAACAATTATTTGTGCCGCTAGAGCGGCAAAAAGTAACATTTTTTATTGGGACACTGATTATGTTAATCGCTGGCGCTACTATTTTTGGCGCACGTGTTTATTTGATGGCACTCGTTGCGATTATTATTGCTGGAGTGACCGATTTAATTTTTGCATTAATTAGAGGTTATAAATTAACACTTAGTATTGTTATTATGCCGATTGTGTTAGTCTTATTATTACCGCCAACAATGCCATTATACATGGTAGGTGTCGGTGCCTTTTTTACATCGTTTTTTGCAAAAGGCGTTTTTGGTGGAGATGATAAATATATTTTCCATCCTGCAACTGCTGGTGTATTATTTTTAATGATTACTTTCTTAGCTTATTTTACGACGATGTGGTTAGATCCCATCACTGGTACTGTATCAGCAGCTACACCATTAGGGTCTCTTGCTAGTGGTAATTTAGATGCTTCCCTTTGGCAATTACTTATTGGGACTGTTCCAGGTTATACAGGTGGGACCTTCCGGATTGGTATTATACTGATTGGCGTTATATTTAGTGTTCTTAAGGTTATTGATTACCGGATACCTCTTTATTATATTGGTTCATTCTTAATCTTCACCCTCATCTTTAACCTTCTAGCACCTGATACAAGTCGAGATGTGGTGATGAGTTTATTTACTGGAAACATTCTATTTGTTAGTGTGTTTGTCGCAGCTGATCCACCAACAACCCCTGATTATGATAAGAGTATTCTCTATTATGGACTAGGTCTCGGATTGATTACAGTTGTTATTAGACATTTTGCGGCGTATCCTGAAGGAACCATATTTGCTGTCATTATAATGAACAGCGTTGCGCCATTAATTGATAGTTTCTTTGAAACGGAGAAATCATCATGA
- a CDS encoding Rnf-Nqr domain containing protein, whose product MGNLLEIFTASILNHNIALTYILGMCPLIAISTNIKNAKGMGLAVIFVVTITAIINYPIYLLLQYTDATEIRLLIFIITIAATVQFLETFLEKFIPSLYNAFGIYLPLITVNCVVLAVSLFFVNRDYNFVETVSFSFGSAVGWLVAIVLLAAIREKIERQSNIPKGLAGKAITFIILGILSLAFIGFTGLASI is encoded by the coding sequence ATGGGAAACTTATTAGAAATTTTTACCGCATCAATATTAAATCATAATATTGCACTAACCTATATATTAGGAATGTGCCCATTAATCGCGATTTCAACAAATATCAAAAACGCAAAAGGGATGGGATTAGCTGTTATTTTTGTAGTAACCATAACAGCGATTATTAATTATCCAATATATCTCTTATTACAATATACTGATGCAACAGAAATACGCTTGTTAATCTTTATCATCACAATCGCTGCAACAGTACAGTTTTTGGAAACATTTTTAGAGAAATTTATCCCTAGTTTATATAATGCCTTTGGTATCTATCTACCATTAATTACAGTTAACTGTGTAGTCCTTGCTGTCAGTTTATTCTTTGTAAATCGTGACTATAATTTTGTAGAGACTGTATCATTCTCATTCGGTAGTGCAGTCGGATGGCTCGTCGCAATTGTCTTACTCGCAGCCATTAGAGAAAAAATTGAACGACAAAGTAATATTCCAAAAGGGCTTGCTGGTAAAGCAATTACCTTCATTATTTTAGGTATTTTATCACTTGCTTTTATCGGATTTACTGGACTAGCAAGCATTTAA
- a CDS encoding desulfoferrodoxin family protein, with the protein MKIQTGNVNEEKHVPFIEELDNGYRVTMGKPAIHPMKDMHYIEYVELYVDDEMVAKKEFEPGDEPVAEFNVDKGKHVYARELCNVHGLWQGELE; encoded by the coding sequence ATGAAAATTCAAACAGGTAATGTGAACGAAGAGAAACACGTCCCTTTTATAGAAGAACTAGATAACGGTTACCGGGTTACCATGGGGAAACCAGCGATTCATCCTATGAAAGATATGCATTATATTGAGTATGTCGAATTGTATGTTGATGATGAAATGGTTGCAAAAAAAGAATTTGAACCAGGTGATGAGCCAGTAGCTGAATTTAACGTTGATAAGGGAAAACATGTTTATGCACGCGAGTTATGTAATGTGCACGGGCTTTGGCAAGGAGAATTAGAATAA
- a CDS encoding RidA family protein: MKFVHTNNAPEAVGPYSQAIFKNNTLYISGQIPFDPKTNMCVIGGIAAQTKQSLSNILSIVKEAGLSKEDIVKCGVFMKDLSMFTDMNTAYSDFFKDHKPARFAVEVSRLPKDVLIEIDAVAVKEKN; encoded by the coding sequence ATGAAATTCGTTCACACAAACAACGCACCTGAAGCTGTTGGACCCTATAGTCAAGCGATATTTAAAAATAATACATTATATATTTCAGGGCAAATTCCTTTTGACCCTAAAACAAACATGTGTGTTATAGGTGGGATAGCTGCCCAAACTAAACAGTCTTTATCTAATATATTAAGTATTGTCAAAGAAGCCGGTTTGTCAAAAGAAGATATTGTAAAATGTGGCGTCTTTATGAAAGATTTATCAATGTTCACCGATATGAACACAGCTTATAGTGACTTTTTTAAAGATCATAAACCCGCACGGTTTGCGGTTGAAGTCTCGCGACTACCAAAAGATGTTTTGATAGAAATTGATGCGGTTGCTGTAAAAGAAAAAAACTGA